In Cupriavidus taiwanensis, the following are encoded in one genomic region:
- the clpA gene encoding ATP-dependent Clp protease ATP-binding subunit ClpA, protein MIAQELEVSLHMAFVEARQARHEFITVEHLLLALLDNPTAAEVLRACAANIEDLRTSLKNFIADNTPVVPGTDEVDTQPTLGFQRVIQRAIMHVQSTSNGKKEVTGANVLVAIFGEKDSHAVYYLQQQGVTRLDVVNFISHGIRKDQSEPAKHGDAAGEGEGGDGKESPLEQYTQNLNALAKAGKIDPLIGRESEVERVVQVLCRRRKNNPLLVGEAGVGKTAIAEGLAWRITKNEVPDILEKATVYSLDMGALLAGTKYRGDFEQRLKGVLKSLKDNPNAILFIDEIHTLIGAGAASGGTLDASNLLKPALSSGQLKCIGATTFTEYRGIFEKDAALSRRFQKIDVVEPSVDQTVQILRGLKSRFEEHHGVKYASSALTAAAELSARFITDRHLPDKAIDVIDEAGAAQRILPKSKQKKTIGKGEIEDIVSRIARIPPQSVNQDDRSKLQTLERDLKSVVFGQDPAIEALASAIKMSRAGLGKTDKPIGSFLFSGPTGVGKTEVAKQLAFIMGIELLRFDMSEYMERHAVSRLIGAPPGYVGFDQGGLLTEAVTKKPHCVLLLDEIEKAHPDIFNILLQVMDHGSLTDNNGRRADFRNVIIIMTTNAGAETMNRATIGFTSSREQGDEMADIKRMFTPEFRNRLDATISFRSLDEEIILRVVDKFLMQLEEQLHEKKVEASFSEKLRKFLAHKGFDPLMGARPMQRLIQDMIRKALADELLFGRLVSGGKVVVDLDEQDQIKLDFSEIEPEPPEAPEEQRAEA, encoded by the coding sequence ATGATTGCGCAAGAATTGGAAGTGAGCCTGCATATGGCTTTTGTCGAAGCCAGGCAGGCACGCCACGAGTTCATTACCGTGGAGCATCTGCTGCTGGCATTGCTCGACAATCCCACGGCAGCTGAAGTCTTGCGCGCCTGCGCGGCCAATATCGAGGACCTGCGCACCAGCCTTAAGAACTTCATTGCGGATAACACGCCGGTGGTGCCGGGTACCGACGAGGTCGATACCCAACCCACGCTGGGTTTCCAGCGCGTGATCCAGCGCGCCATCATGCACGTCCAGTCCACTTCCAACGGCAAGAAGGAAGTCACCGGTGCCAACGTGCTGGTCGCGATTTTCGGCGAGAAGGATTCGCACGCGGTCTATTACCTGCAGCAGCAGGGCGTGACGCGCCTGGACGTGGTCAATTTCATCAGCCACGGCATCCGCAAGGACCAGTCCGAGCCGGCCAAGCACGGCGATGCGGCCGGCGAGGGCGAGGGCGGCGACGGCAAGGAAAGCCCGCTCGAGCAATATACGCAGAACCTGAACGCGCTGGCCAAGGCCGGCAAGATCGACCCGCTGATCGGCCGCGAAAGCGAAGTCGAGCGCGTGGTCCAGGTGCTGTGCCGCCGGCGCAAGAACAACCCGCTGCTGGTGGGCGAAGCCGGCGTCGGCAAGACCGCTATCGCGGAAGGCCTGGCGTGGCGCATCACCAAGAACGAAGTCCCGGACATCCTGGAAAAGGCCACCGTCTACTCGCTCGACATGGGCGCGCTGCTGGCCGGCACCAAGTACCGCGGTGACTTCGAGCAGCGCCTGAAGGGCGTGCTCAAGTCGCTCAAGGACAATCCGAACGCGATCCTGTTTATCGACGAGATCCACACGCTGATCGGCGCGGGCGCGGCTTCGGGCGGCACGCTGGATGCCAGCAACCTGCTCAAGCCGGCACTGTCGTCGGGCCAGCTCAAGTGCATCGGCGCGACCACCTTCACCGAATACCGCGGCATCTTCGAGAAGGACGCGGCGCTGTCGCGGCGCTTCCAGAAGATCGACGTGGTCGAGCCGTCGGTCGACCAGACCGTGCAGATCCTGCGTGGCCTGAAGTCGCGCTTCGAGGAGCACCATGGCGTCAAGTACGCATCGTCGGCGCTGACTGCGGCGGCCGAGCTGTCGGCGCGCTTCATCACCGACCGCCACCTGCCGGACAAGGCGATCGACGTGATCGATGAAGCCGGCGCGGCGCAGCGCATCCTGCCCAAGTCCAAGCAGAAGAAGACCATCGGCAAGGGCGAGATCGAGGACATCGTCTCGCGCATCGCGCGCATCCCGCCGCAGAGCGTGAACCAGGACGACCGCAGCAAGCTGCAGACGCTGGAACGCGACCTGAAGTCGGTGGTGTTCGGCCAGGACCCGGCCATCGAGGCGCTGGCCTCGGCGATCAAGATGTCGCGCGCCGGCCTGGGCAAGACCGACAAGCCGATCGGCTCGTTCCTGTTCTCGGGCCCCACCGGCGTGGGCAAGACCGAGGTCGCCAAGCAGCTGGCCTTCATTATGGGCATCGAGCTGCTGCGCTTCGACATGTCGGAATACATGGAACGCCATGCGGTCAGCCGCCTGATCGGCGCGCCCCCGGGATACGTCGGGTTTGACCAGGGCGGCCTGCTGACCGAGGCCGTCACCAAGAAGCCGCACTGCGTGCTGCTGCTGGACGAAATCGAGAAGGCGCATCCAGATATCTTCAATATCCTGCTGCAGGTGATGGACCATGGCTCGCTGACCGACAACAACGGCCGGCGCGCCGACTTCCGCAACGTGATCATCATCATGACCACCAATGCGGGGGCGGAGACCATGAACCGCGCCACCATCGGCTTCACCAGCTCGCGCGAGCAGGGCGACGAGATGGCGGATATCAAGCGCATGTTCACGCCGGAGTTCCGCAACCGGCTGGATGCCACCATCAGCTTCCGCTCGCTCGACGAGGAAATCATCCTGCGCGTGGTCGACAAGTTCCTGATGCAGCTCGAAGAGCAGCTGCACGAGAAGAAGGTGGAAGCCAGCTTCAGCGAGAAGCTGCGCAAGTTCCTGGCGCACAAGGGCTTCGACCCGTTGATGGGTGCGCGTCCGATGCAGCGCCTGATCCAGGACATGATCCGCAA
- the clpS gene encoding ATP-dependent Clp protease adapter ClpS — MATRLANVPQREAGTILERKEQALKPPAMFKVVLLNDDYTPMEFVVMILQQYFSRDRETATQIMLTVHREGKGVCGIYTRDIAATKVELVSTHARQAGHPLQCVMEEA, encoded by the coding sequence ATGGCTACACGGCTTGCGAATGTCCCACAACGCGAAGCGGGCACCATCCTGGAGCGGAAAGAGCAGGCGCTGAAACCGCCTGCCATGTTCAAGGTGGTGCTGCTGAACGACGACTACACTCCGATGGAGTTTGTCGTGATGATCCTGCAGCAGTATTTCAGCAGGGACCGGGAAACGGCGACGCAGATCATGCTGACCGTGCACCGGGAAGGAAAGGGCGTCTGCGGTATCTACACCAGGGATATCGCGGCGACTAAGGTCGAGCTGGTGTCAACGCACGCGCGGCAGGCGGGGCACCCCCTGCAGTGCGTGATGGAGGAAGCATGA
- a CDS encoding cold-shock protein, giving the protein MASGIVKWFNDAKGFGFIKPDEGEEELFAHFSAIQMAGFKTLKEGQRVSFEVVQGPKGKQATNIQDAS; this is encoded by the coding sequence ATGGCAAGCGGTATCGTCAAATGGTTCAATGACGCCAAGGGATTCGGGTTCATCAAGCCGGACGAGGGCGAAGAAGAACTGTTTGCGCACTTTTCGGCTATCCAGATGGCGGGCTTCAAGACGCTGAAGGAAGGCCAGCGCGTCTCGTTCGAAGTGGTCCAGGGCCCCAAGGGCAAGCAGGCCACCAATATCCAGGACGCCAGCTAA
- a CDS encoding VOC family protein, whose translation MDDPFRRTAFGAALFYKDPLAALDWLERAFGFERVMVIRDQQGQLVHSEMRFGDSYLMVGSEWTDFTASPASVGGKNTQTLHVHLPDGLDQHCERARAAGAVILREPQDEFYGDRTYTARDAEGHVWTFGQTVRKVTKAEAEQASGLKIDGWT comes from the coding sequence ATGGACGATCCCTTCCGCCGCACCGCCTTCGGCGCGGCCCTCTTCTACAAGGATCCACTGGCGGCACTGGACTGGCTGGAGCGGGCGTTCGGATTCGAGCGCGTCATGGTGATCCGCGACCAGCAAGGACAGCTGGTGCATTCCGAAATGCGCTTCGGCGACAGCTACCTGATGGTGGGCAGCGAGTGGACCGACTTTACCGCCAGCCCGGCCTCGGTCGGCGGCAAGAACACCCAGACCTTGCACGTGCACCTGCCCGACGGGCTCGACCAGCATTGCGAACGCGCCCGGGCCGCCGGCGCCGTGATCCTGCGCGAGCCGCAGGACGAGTTCTATGGCGACCGCACCTACACCGCCCGCGACGCCGAGGGCCATGTCTGGACCTTCGGCCAGACTGTGCGCAAGGTCACCAAGGCGGAGGCCGAACAGGCCAGCGGCCTGAAAATCGACGGGTGGACTTGA